A single Bacillus sp. HMF5848 DNA region contains:
- a CDS encoding GNAT family N-acetyltransferase, which produces MEIKHLNTESDILLGYPVMKHLRTHLDEKSYLSLVKEAQQQESYQLVGVFDNSRLVAVTGFMPMVTLYNGKFIWVCDLVTDPDVRSKGYGEALLTYVHDWAQEQGYNKVSLSSGLQRTDAHRFYEEKMKYDRVSYVFLKKLGS; this is translated from the coding sequence ATGGAAATTAAACATCTTAATACGGAAAGTGATATTTTGCTAGGTTATCCTGTTATGAAGCATTTACGAACACACTTAGACGAAAAATCATACTTGTCTTTAGTAAAAGAGGCACAGCAGCAGGAGAGTTACCAGCTTGTTGGTGTATTTGATAATAGCAGACTTGTTGCAGTTACGGGATTTATGCCTATGGTTACATTATATAATGGGAAATTCATTTGGGTTTGTGATCTTGTGACAGATCCGGACGTTCGTTCTAAAGGATATGGTGAGGCGTTATTAACATATGTTCATGATTGGGCGCAGGAGCAGGGTTACAACAAAGTGTCTCTATCATCAGGACTGCAACGTACAGATGCTCATCGTTTTTATGAGGAAAAAATGAAGTATGATCGAGTTAGTTATGTTTTTTTAAAGAAACTAGGTAGTTAA
- a CDS encoding bifunctional 2-polyprenyl-6-hydroxyphenol methylase/3-demethylubiquinol 3-O-methyltransferase UbiG, producing MLEYTGERVIPHLMKPTNGMLLEHVARYHFSIPYIKGRALDIACGSGYGSQMIAKAAKKQLQELVSIDSDPQTIQYAEGAYYHPLITFRVEDAVNPELPNRLGQFDVIISFETIEHITEEEQFMDNIYNMLKPGGTLVLSTPFGSGRGKTTLEPFHVHQLTNEEFQQLFCRYTNKDFFYQKGVLVEPAPGREGIHYPFGIAVCKK from the coding sequence ATGCTAGAATATACGGGCGAACGTGTAATTCCTCATTTAATGAAACCAACAAATGGCATGTTGTTAGAGCATGTAGCAAGGTACCACTTTTCTATTCCCTATATTAAAGGACGTGCATTAGACATAGCTTGTGGGAGTGGATATGGTAGCCAAATGATAGCGAAAGCTGCTAAAAAGCAATTACAGGAACTAGTTTCTATTGATAGTGATCCTCAAACGATTCAGTATGCTGAAGGAGCGTATTATCATCCGCTTATTACGTTTCGAGTAGAGGATGCCGTAAATCCTGAATTACCAAACAGATTAGGTCAGTTTGATGTCATTATTAGCTTTGAAACAATTGAACATATTACAGAAGAAGAGCAGTTCATGGATAATATTTATAACATGCTTAAGCCAGGTGGTACATTAGTTTTATCTACTCCATTTGGAAGTGGTAGGGGGAAAACTACACTTGAACCCTTTCATGTTCATCAACTAACGAATGAAGAGTTTCAACAGCTATTTTGTCGCTATACGAATAAGGATTTCTTTTATCAAAAAGGTGTTCTTGTAGAACCAGCCCCAGGGCGTGAGGGAATTCATTATCCTTTCGGTATTGCTGTTTGTAAAAAATAA
- a CDS encoding metalloregulator ArsR/SmtB family transcription factor, translated as MTDIDKNESTPTELDEETLFIVSQTFKALADPTRIRILHLLFQGEHSVNGIAEKLNLLQTTVSHQLRFLKNLRLVKYRRQGTTLYYSHDDNHVMNILEQTIHHSQHH; from the coding sequence ATGACTGATATTGATAAAAACGAATCAACTCCTACAGAACTAGATGAAGAAACATTATTTATTGTTTCCCAAACCTTTAAAGCACTGGCTGATCCTACACGCATACGCATTTTACATTTATTATTTCAAGGAGAGCATTCGGTTAATGGCATCGCTGAGAAACTAAATTTACTGCAAACAACAGTCTCTCATCAGTTACGCTTTTTGAAGAATTTACGTTTGGTAAAATATCGACGCCAAGGAACAACTCTTTACTACTCACACGATGACAACCATGTCATGAATATACTTGAGCAAACTATACATCACTCCCAACACCATTAA
- a CDS encoding acyltransferase, with the protein MQRNYSFDYLRVIATIMVVLIHTSSPVISQFTPTTGWHITNIYEALSRASVPIFVMISGALFLSQSKEIKIKSFFLTRSLKVVIPLVTWSALYLLLKMLVINSIPVSLTNALQLFLTGNVHFHFWFLYMIIGLYLITPLVHVYVKHASKQNLTYFLGMWLVSSVLFKLINYMYQITIPIELSFVTGYVGYFILGYYLVKYPAKKLIKYSSIVFIISVGMTAGLTALFSNQTNAFYSFWYEYLSPNVVLSAVGLFLMFTRFTKPLPRIYKMINETSLGIYLLHPLVLSYLDNVFGLWIYNLHPVAGIPVQVGLTILICMIVVIVMQKIPFVELMVPGSSKKKHVSINKQQLQL; encoded by the coding sequence ATGCAAAGAAACTATTCATTTGATTACTTACGTGTTATAGCGACAATTATGGTTGTATTGATCCACACCTCCTCTCCTGTTATAAGTCAATTTACACCCACAACGGGTTGGCATATTACAAATATATATGAGGCACTTTCACGAGCATCTGTCCCTATTTTTGTTATGATTTCAGGTGCATTATTTTTGTCACAATCTAAGGAAATTAAAATCAAAAGCTTCTTTTTAACTCGTTCACTAAAAGTAGTTATTCCACTAGTAACATGGAGCGCACTATATTTATTACTAAAAATGTTAGTAATTAATAGCATCCCTGTATCTTTAACAAATGCCTTACAATTATTTTTAACCGGGAATGTTCACTTTCACTTTTGGTTTTTATACATGATTATTGGGTTATATTTAATTACACCGCTTGTACATGTGTATGTTAAACATGCAAGCAAACAAAACCTCACATATTTTTTAGGGATGTGGCTAGTTAGTTCTGTTTTATTTAAGCTAATTAACTATATGTATCAGATCACTATCCCTATTGAACTAAGCTTTGTAACTGGTTATGTTGGCTATTTTATTCTTGGATATTATCTAGTAAAATATCCAGCTAAGAAGCTGATAAAGTATTCTTCTATAGTATTTATAATTAGCGTCGGCATGACAGCTGGGTTAACGGCACTTTTCTCAAATCAAACGAACGCATTTTATTCTTTTTGGTATGAATATTTATCACCAAATGTAGTGCTATCAGCAGTCGGTTTATTTTTGATGTTTACTCGTTTCACAAAGCCATTACCACGCATCTACAAGATGATTAATGAGACGAGCCTAGGCATATATTTACTTCACCCGCTTGTACTTAGCTACTTAGATAATGTTTTTGGTTTATGGATTTATAATCTTCACCCAGTAGCTGGTATACCCGTGCAGGTTGGTCTAACCATTTTAATATGTATGATTGTCGTTATTGTGATGCAAAAAATACCATTTGTAGAGCTAATGGTACCTGGGTCTAGCAAAAAGAAACACGTTTCAATCAATAAACAACAGCTACAGTTGTAA
- a CDS encoding cation diffusion facilitator family transporter, which translates to MGHSHDHSHHHHHGNDANKKALLISFILIFSFMIIEVIGGILTNSLALLSDAGHMLSDAFALGLSLAAFKLGEKATNAAKTYGYKRFEILAAFINGLTLLGISLYIFWEAYHRFLAPPEVSTGMLFIASIGLVVNIIVAWILLKGDTSHNLNLRSAFLHVLGDMLGSVGAIVAGLLIYFFNWNIADPIASVLVAMLVLISGWRVTKDSLHVLMEGTPTDISLEQVKAALQQIPGVKNIHDLHVWSITSDFPALTCHITVGSDENRDSILHSATAMLKNEFHVAHTTLQIESEDFEQCETCN; encoded by the coding sequence ATGGGACATTCACATGACCATAGTCACCACCATCACCATGGAAACGATGCAAATAAAAAAGCACTACTTATTAGCTTTATTTTAATTTTCTCATTTATGATTATAGAAGTGATAGGAGGCATTTTAACAAATAGTCTAGCCCTTCTTAGCGATGCTGGGCATATGCTCAGCGATGCCTTTGCTCTAGGACTAAGCTTAGCAGCATTTAAGCTTGGCGAAAAAGCCACGAATGCAGCAAAAACTTACGGCTACAAACGCTTTGAAATACTAGCCGCCTTCATAAACGGGCTAACACTGTTAGGTATTTCTTTATATATCTTTTGGGAAGCATATCACAGGTTTTTAGCACCACCAGAGGTTAGTACAGGTATGCTATTCATCGCAAGTATTGGTTTAGTCGTGAATATCATAGTAGCCTGGATACTACTAAAGGGAGACACAAGTCATAACTTAAATTTACGTAGCGCCTTTTTACATGTTCTTGGAGATATGCTTGGTTCTGTTGGTGCCATTGTTGCTGGTTTACTCATTTACTTCTTCAATTGGAATATTGCTGACCCAATCGCAAGTGTACTTGTAGCGATGCTAGTTCTTATAAGTGGTTGGAGAGTAACAAAAGACTCTCTACACGTTTTAATGGAGGGTACACCTACCGATATAAGTCTTGAACAAGTTAAAGCAGCACTTCAACAAATACCTGGCGTGAAAAATATTCATGATTTACACGTATGGTCCATTACATCGGACTTTCCTGCATTAACCTGTCATATAACGGTTGGCTCTGACGAGAATCGAGATTCAATACTTCACTCTGCCACGGCCATGCTCAAGAATGAATTTCACGTAGCTCACACGACCCTGCAGATTGAAAGTGAAGATTTCGAACAATGTGAAACATGTAATTAA
- the ilvD gene encoding dihydroxy-acid dehydratase, which produces MAELRSNMIKKGFDRAPHRSLLRAAGVKEEDFNKPFIAVVNSYIDIVPGHVHLQEFGKIVKEAIREAGGVPFEMNTIGVDDGIAMGHIGMRYSLPSREIIADSVETVVAAHWFDGMVCIPNCDKITPGMLMASLRLNIPTIFVSGGPMKAGVTSDGRKISLSSVFEGVGAYQAGKLDEGGLKELEQFGCPTCGSCSGMFTANSMNCLSEALGLALPGNGTILAVSPERKEFVRRSAKQLMHLIEKDIKPRDIVTEKAIDNAFALDMALGGSTNTVLHTLALANEAGLEYPLQRINEVAERVPQLSKLAPASDHHVEDLHEAGGVTAVLHELSKKEGTLHLDTLTVTGKTLGEDIAGCEVKDDEVIRSIDNPYSVKGGLAVLFGNLAPDGAIIKTGGVQNGITRHEGPAIVFESQEEALEGIAKGDVKAGHVVVIRYEGPKGGPGMPEMLAPTSQIVGMGLGPKVALVTDGRFSGASRGLSIGHASPEAAEGGPLAFVENGDHIVIDIESRSMNVEVADDVWEQRKLKWQGFEPKVKTGYLARYSKLVTSASTGGIMKI; this is translated from the coding sequence TTGGCTGAACTTCGAAGTAACATGATCAAAAAGGGATTTGACCGTGCACCACATCGGAGCCTACTTCGTGCTGCGGGAGTTAAAGAAGAGGACTTTAATAAACCGTTTATTGCTGTCGTAAACTCGTATATTGATATTGTCCCAGGACATGTACACCTACAAGAGTTCGGTAAAATTGTTAAGGAAGCAATTCGTGAAGCGGGTGGCGTGCCATTTGAGATGAATACTATTGGTGTAGACGATGGTATTGCTATGGGGCATATTGGGATGAGATATTCATTGCCAAGTCGAGAGATTATCGCTGATTCTGTAGAAACAGTCGTAGCGGCGCACTGGTTTGATGGCATGGTCTGTATCCCGAACTGCGATAAAATTACGCCGGGTATGCTAATGGCATCATTACGCTTAAATATACCTACTATTTTTGTTAGTGGTGGACCGATGAAGGCTGGAGTTACGAGCGATGGCAGAAAGATCTCGTTATCATCGGTATTCGAAGGTGTTGGTGCCTATCAAGCGGGTAAACTAGATGAAGGAGGCTTAAAAGAGCTTGAGCAGTTTGGCTGCCCAACATGTGGCTCTTGTTCAGGAATGTTTACAGCCAATTCTATGAACTGCTTAAGTGAAGCATTAGGGCTAGCTCTTCCAGGGAATGGGACTATTTTAGCGGTATCACCAGAGCGGAAAGAATTTGTAAGGCGTTCAGCGAAGCAGCTTATGCATTTAATCGAGAAGGATATTAAACCGAGAGATATTGTAACGGAAAAAGCAATTGATAATGCATTTGCATTAGATATGGCACTTGGGGGCTCTACAAATACCGTACTGCATACATTGGCTCTTGCTAATGAGGCAGGATTAGAGTATCCGTTACAACGAATTAATGAAGTGGCAGAGCGTGTACCACAGCTCTCAAAGCTTGCACCAGCATCAGACCATCACGTTGAGGACTTGCATGAAGCAGGTGGTGTTACAGCTGTGTTACATGAGTTATCGAAAAAAGAGGGAACACTTCATCTAGATACGTTAACTGTTACAGGAAAGACGCTTGGTGAAGATATTGCTGGATGTGAAGTGAAGGATGATGAGGTTATTCGTTCGATAGACAATCCATATAGTGTAAAGGGAGGTCTTGCCGTTTTATTTGGAAATTTAGCACCGGATGGCGCCATTATTAAAACAGGTGGCGTGCAAAACGGCATTACTCGTCACGAAGGACCTGCTATTGTTTTTGAATCACAGGAAGAAGCGCTTGAAGGTATTGCTAAAGGTGATGTAAAAGCAGGACATGTGGTTGTTATTCGTTATGAAGGGCCAAAGGGTGGACCCGGAATGCCAGAAATGCTAGCACCAACCTCTCAAATCGTTGGAATGGGCCTTGGACCTAAGGTGGCGCTTGTAACGGATGGGCGATTCTCAGGGGCATCTCGTGGGCTATCGATTGGGCACGCATCGCCGGAAGCGGCTGAAGGAGGACCACTCGCGTTCGTAGAAAATGGTGATCATATTGTAATAGATATTGAGAGTCGCTCTATGAATGTTGAAGTAGCGGACGATGTGTGGGAGCAACGAAAATTAAAGTGGCAGGGCTTCGAGCCTAAAGTGAAAACAGGATACTTAGCACGTTATTCTAAGCTTGTCACATCAGCAAGTACCGGTGGAATAATGAAGATTTAA
- a CDS encoding peptide chain release factor 3: MNLEHEINKRRTFAIISHPDAGKTTLTEKLLLFGNIIRNAGTVKGKKSGKFATSDWMEIEKKRGISVTSSVMSFPYDNYYVNILDTPGHEDFSEDTYRTLTAVDSVVMIIDATKGVEPQTIKLFKVCRMRGIPIFTFINKLDREGKEPLDLLSEIEEVLGIESYPMNWPIGMGKRFLGLYDRYSKQFIQYKGNEEEAILSFDDKAYVEDIKNHPTFKETEEELELINQAGNEFSIDAVQKGELTPVFFGSAISNFGVQTFFDTFLQFASPPKPRKTNEGYVNPNHPDFSGFVFKIQANMNPAHRDRIAFLRVCSGQFERGASVTLTRTQKKIKLAQSQQFLASDRETVEVAYPGDIIGIYDPNQYQIGDTITGGADMFVYEELPQFPPELFKKVTVKNVMKSKQFKKGIEQLVQEGAIQLFRQYTTDEYILGAVGQLQFDVFEYRMKAEYNVEVVFQILGDRVPRWIATDKVDARLFDSRNLLVKDRHERLVVLFENDFALRWFQDKQKDIQLIDLFEINNYKN, encoded by the coding sequence ATGAACCTTGAGCATGAAATAAATAAAAGAAGAACCTTTGCTATCATCTCCCATCCCGATGCTGGTAAAACTACGCTGACAGAAAAATTACTATTATTCGGTAATATTATACGTAACGCCGGGACCGTGAAAGGAAAAAAATCAGGGAAGTTCGCTACATCTGATTGGATGGAGATAGAGAAGAAGCGCGGAATTTCTGTTACATCTAGTGTCATGAGCTTTCCGTATGACAACTACTATGTAAACATCTTAGATACGCCTGGACATGAAGATTTTAGTGAAGATACGTATAGAACCTTAACAGCTGTCGATAGCGTTGTTATGATTATCGATGCAACAAAAGGGGTCGAGCCTCAAACGATTAAACTATTCAAAGTGTGTCGCATGAGAGGCATACCTATCTTCACATTTATTAATAAGCTGGACCGTGAAGGAAAGGAGCCGCTTGATCTATTATCAGAGATAGAAGAAGTATTAGGAATTGAATCATACCCGATGAATTGGCCGATTGGCATGGGGAAGCGATTCTTAGGCTTGTATGATAGATATAGTAAGCAGTTCATACAATATAAAGGCAATGAAGAAGAAGCTATTCTTTCGTTTGACGACAAAGCTTATGTAGAAGATATTAAAAACCATCCAACCTTTAAAGAAACAGAAGAAGAATTAGAGTTAATTAATCAAGCTGGAAATGAATTCTCAATAGATGCTGTTCAAAAGGGTGAGCTAACTCCCGTTTTCTTCGGCAGCGCCATTTCTAATTTTGGTGTACAAACATTTTTTGATACATTTTTACAATTTGCATCTCCACCAAAACCAAGGAAAACAAATGAAGGATACGTAAACCCAAATCATCCTGACTTTTCAGGCTTTGTTTTTAAAATTCAAGCTAATATGAACCCTGCTCATCGCGATCGTATTGCATTTTTACGTGTCTGCTCAGGTCAATTTGAACGTGGGGCGTCCGTTACTCTCACAAGAACGCAAAAGAAAATTAAACTAGCTCAATCACAACAATTCCTTGCTTCTGACCGTGAGACAGTAGAAGTAGCTTATCCAGGTGACATTATTGGCATATACGACCCAAATCAATACCAAATCGGTGATACGATAACAGGTGGTGCAGACATGTTTGTATATGAGGAATTACCTCAATTCCCACCAGAACTGTTTAAAAAAGTCACCGTGAAAAACGTTATGAAATCGAAGCAATTTAAAAAAGGTATCGAGCAGCTAGTGCAAGAAGGTGCTATACAATTATTTCGCCAATACACAACAGATGAGTATATATTAGGAGCAGTTGGACAGCTTCAATTTGATGTATTTGAATACCGTATGAAAGCTGAGTATAATGTTGAAGTTGTATTCCAAATTCTTGGCGACCGAGTGCCGAGATGGATTGCAACGGACAAGGTCGATGCAAGACTCTTCGATTCGAGAAACTTACTTGTGAAAGACAGACATGAACGTCTAGTTGTTCTTTTTGAGAATGATTTTGCTCTACGCTGGTTCCAAGATAAGCAAAAGGACATTCAGTTAATTGATTTATTTGAAATTAATAATTATAAAAATTAG